A genomic stretch from Streptomyces venezuelae ATCC 10712 includes:
- a CDS encoding 30S ribosomal protein bS22 has product MGSVIKKRRKRMAKKKHRKLLKRTRVQRRNKK; this is encoded by the coding sequence GTGGGCTCTGTTATCAAGAAGCGGCGTAAGCGGATGGCCAAGAAGAAGCACCGCAAGCTGCTCAAGCGCACGCGCGTTCAGCGTCGCAACAAGAAGTAA
- a CDS encoding NAD-dependent epimerase/dehydratase family protein: MGKVVLVTGAARHLGGRFVRRIQRDPEVERVIAVDAVDPAHQLGAAEFVRADIRRPEIAKILAEHDVDTVVHLDVTGTAIGGGGRTSVKETNVIGTMQLLGACQKSPRISRLVIKSSTSVYGSAPRDPAVFTETTPAKSLPSGGFAKDAVEVEGYVRGFARRRPDVAVCVLRFANILGPRIDSPLTEYLALPVLPTVLGYDPRLQFVHEDDVVDVLRLAAHEPRRATLNSGTFNVAGDGVLLLSQCARRLGRPTVPVLLPAVTWVGTALRTVGITDFAPEQIRLLTHGRVVSTVQTRELLGFSPRYTTAEAFADFARHRGPGLLPPEMLAGAVDRIAERLGAPTARPAGSVPPAHPVSVHPVHSVHDGA; the protein is encoded by the coding sequence TTGGGCAAGGTCGTGCTCGTCACCGGTGCCGCCCGGCATCTGGGGGGCCGCTTCGTGCGGCGGATCCAGCGGGACCCGGAAGTGGAGCGGGTGATCGCGGTGGACGCGGTCGACCCGGCGCACCAGCTCGGCGCCGCCGAATTCGTCCGGGCGGACATCCGCCGCCCGGAGATCGCCAAGATCCTCGCCGAGCACGACGTCGACACCGTGGTCCATCTGGACGTCACCGGCACCGCGATCGGGGGCGGCGGCCGTACGTCGGTCAAGGAGACCAACGTCATCGGCACCATGCAGCTCCTCGGAGCCTGCCAGAAGTCGCCGCGGATCAGCCGGCTCGTGATCAAGTCCAGTACCAGCGTCTACGGCTCAGCGCCCCGCGACCCGGCCGTCTTCACCGAGACGACGCCCGCGAAGTCGCTGCCCAGTGGAGGCTTCGCCAAGGACGCCGTCGAGGTCGAGGGGTACGTGCGGGGCTTCGCCCGGCGCCGGCCGGACGTGGCGGTGTGCGTGCTGCGGTTCGCGAACATCCTCGGGCCCCGCATCGACTCTCCGCTCACCGAGTACCTGGCGCTGCCCGTCCTGCCGACCGTCCTCGGCTACGACCCGCGGCTGCAGTTCGTCCACGAGGACGACGTCGTCGACGTGCTGCGCCTGGCGGCGCACGAACCCCGCAGGGCCACCCTGAACAGCGGCACGTTCAACGTGGCCGGGGACGGGGTGCTGCTGCTGTCCCAGTGCGCGCGGCGGCTCGGACGGCCGACCGTGCCGGTGCTGCTGCCGGCGGTCACCTGGGTGGGGACGGCGCTGCGGACCGTCGGGATCACCGACTTCGCTCCCGAGCAGATCCGGCTGCTGACCCACGGCCGGGTCGTGTCGACCGTCCAGACGCGCGAACTCCTCGGGTTCTCGCCGCGCTACACGACGGCAGAGGCGTTCGCCGACTTCGCGCGGCACCGGGGGCCGGGGCTGTTGCCGCCGGAGATGCTCGCCGGGGCCGTGGACCGGATCGCGGAGCGGCTCGGTGCGCCGACCGCGCGGCCGGCCGGTTCCGTACCGCCGGCGCATCCCGTATCCGTGCACCCCGTTCACTCTGTTCACGACGGCGCCTGA
- a CDS encoding lysophospholipid acyltransferase family protein, producing MADAKVIPFDDDRSRARRRPPGRADGEAAAVRALPGPQQGPQGPQGPEEVPGGGREAGADDAAGEASGGDAGVEAGAGAAAGGWERRLAGGLAFLRRRITGDYEVDEFGYDEELTDQVLMSLLRPLYEKYFRVEVKGVENIPAEGGALIVANHSGTLPLDGLMMQVAVHDHHPAGRHLRLLAADLVFVLPVVNELARKAGHTLACAEDAERLLRAGEIVGVMPEGFKGIGKPFGERYKLQRFGRGGFVSTALRAGVPIVPCSIVGAEEIYPMVGNAKTLARLLGIPYFPLTPTFPWLGPLGALPLPTKWTIQFGEPIPTDSFAPEAAEDPMLMFNLTDQVREQIQHTLYKLLVQRRSVFF from the coding sequence ATGGCGGACGCCAAGGTCATTCCGTTCGACGACGACCGGTCGCGCGCCCGGCGACGGCCCCCCGGCCGCGCCGACGGCGAGGCGGCGGCCGTACGGGCCCTTCCCGGGCCGCAGCAGGGCCCTCAGGGGCCTCAGGGGCCCGAGGAGGTCCCTGGGGGAGGCCGGGAGGCCGGTGCGGACGACGCGGCCGGGGAGGCTTCCGGTGGTGACGCCGGGGTCGAGGCCGGGGCCGGTGCGGCGGCAGGGGGCTGGGAGCGGCGGCTCGCGGGCGGGCTCGCGTTCCTGCGGCGCCGGATCACCGGCGACTACGAGGTCGACGAGTTCGGTTACGACGAGGAGCTCACCGACCAGGTCCTGATGTCGCTGCTCCGCCCGCTGTACGAGAAGTACTTCCGGGTCGAGGTGAAGGGCGTCGAGAACATCCCCGCCGAGGGCGGGGCGCTGATCGTCGCCAACCACTCCGGGACCCTGCCGCTGGACGGGCTGATGATGCAGGTCGCCGTCCACGACCACCACCCGGCCGGGCGGCATCTGCGGCTGCTCGCCGCCGACCTGGTCTTCGTGCTGCCGGTCGTGAACGAGCTGGCGCGCAAGGCCGGGCACACGCTGGCGTGCGCCGAGGACGCGGAGCGGCTGCTGCGCGCCGGGGAGATCGTCGGGGTGATGCCGGAGGGGTTCAAGGGGATCGGGAAGCCGTTCGGCGAGCGGTACAAGCTGCAGCGGTTCGGGCGGGGCGGCTTCGTCTCGACGGCGCTGCGCGCCGGGGTGCCGATCGTGCCCTGCTCGATCGTCGGGGCCGAGGAGATATACCCGATGGTCGGCAACGCCAAGACGCTTGCGCGGCTGCTCGGCATCCCGTACTTCCCGCTCACGCCGACCTTCCCCTGGCTGGGGCCGTTGGGCGCGCTGCCGCTGCCGACGAAGTGGACGATCCAGTTCGGTGAACCGATCCCGACGGACTCGTTCGCGCCGGAGGCGGCGGAGGACCCGATGCTGATGTTCAACCTGACGGACCAGGTACGGGAGCAGATCCAGCACACGCTGTACAAGTTGCTGGTGCAGCGGCGGTCGGTGTTCTTCTGA
- a CDS encoding glutaredoxin family protein gives MDAMFGRTKKKTDAGSRTVTLIGKPGCHLCDDARTVVEAVCAETGARWEEKDITQDEELYRAYWEQIPVVLVDGEQHTFWRVDAGRLRRELGA, from the coding sequence ATGGACGCCATGTTCGGACGGACGAAGAAGAAGACGGACGCCGGGTCGCGCACCGTGACGCTGATCGGCAAGCCGGGCTGTCACCTCTGCGACGACGCCCGCACGGTGGTCGAGGCCGTGTGCGCGGAGACGGGTGCACGCTGGGAGGAGAAGGACATCACCCAGGACGAGGAGTTGTACCGGGCGTACTGGGAGCAGATTCCCGTCGTCCTGGTCGACGGCGAGCAGCACACCTTCTGGCGCGTCGACGCGGGGCGGCTCCGGCGCGAACTGGGTGCGTGA
- a CDS encoding helix-turn-helix domain-containing protein, with product MAAGERPLNEVKFLTVAEVASVMRVSKMTVYRLVHSGHLPAIRVGRSFRVPEQAVHEYLRESFVGVGTA from the coding sequence ATGGCTGCTGGCGAACGACCTCTCAACGAGGTCAAGTTTCTGACCGTGGCGGAAGTCGCCTCGGTGATGCGCGTCTCCAAGATGACCGTGTACCGCTTGGTGCACAGCGGTCATCTGCCGGCGATCCGGGTGGGCAGGTCCTTCCGGGTGCCGGAACAGGCGGTTCACGAGTACCTGAGGGAGTCCTTCGTGGGGGTGGGGACCGCGTAG
- the hemC gene encoding hydroxymethylbilane synthase produces MTERALRLGTRRSKLAMAQSGHVADAVRRLTGRPVELVEITTYGDTSREHLAQIGGTGVFVAALRDALLADEVDFAVHSLKDLPTAQHPDLVLAAIPEREDPRDVLIARDGLTLDRLPEGARVGTGSPRRMAQLHAYARNHGLDITCVPIRGNVDTRVGYVRKGELDAVVLAAAGLNRIGGTDELLGGLSAEPLPVDTVLPAPGQGALAVECLASNTELVAALAPLDDPLTRAAVTAERSLLAALEAGCSAPVGALADLLADDPGHGQVVTEMRLRGVVGTTDGSTLVQLSTTGPVPTSHDEAMALGRELADEMLAKGAAGLMGERAL; encoded by the coding sequence ATGACCGAGAGGGCACTGAGGCTCGGGACCAGGCGCAGCAAGCTCGCCATGGCCCAGTCCGGGCACGTGGCCGACGCCGTCCGGCGGCTGACCGGCCGGCCCGTCGAGCTCGTGGAGATCACGACGTACGGGGACACCTCCCGGGAGCACCTCGCGCAGATCGGCGGCACCGGCGTCTTCGTCGCCGCCCTGCGTGACGCGCTGCTCGCCGACGAGGTGGACTTCGCCGTCCACTCCCTGAAGGACCTGCCGACCGCGCAGCACCCCGACCTGGTGCTGGCCGCGATCCCGGAGCGCGAGGACCCGCGGGACGTGCTGATCGCCCGCGACGGACTGACGCTGGACCGGCTGCCCGAGGGCGCCCGGGTCGGCACCGGCTCGCCGCGGCGCATGGCCCAGCTCCACGCGTACGCGCGCAACCACGGTCTGGACATCACCTGCGTCCCCATCCGTGGCAACGTCGACACCCGTGTCGGCTACGTCCGCAAGGGCGAGCTGGACGCGGTCGTGCTGGCCGCGGCCGGACTCAACCGCATCGGCGGGACCGACGAGCTCCTCGGCGGCCTGTCCGCCGAGCCGCTGCCCGTCGACACCGTCCTGCCCGCTCCCGGCCAGGGGGCCCTGGCCGTCGAATGCCTGGCGTCGAACACCGAACTCGTCGCCGCGCTCGCGCCGCTCGACGACCCGCTCACGCGGGCCGCCGTGACCGCCGAGCGATCCCTGCTCGCCGCCCTGGAGGCCGGCTGCTCCGCACCTGTGGGTGCGCTGGCCGACCTGCTGGCCGACGACCCCGGTCACGGGCAGGTTGTCACCGAAATGCGCCTGCGAGGCGTCGTCGGCACCACCGACGGCTCGACGCTGGTGCAGCTGTCCACCACCGGACCCGTACCCACCTCGCACGACGAGGCCATGGCGCTCGGACGCGAACTCGCGGACGAGATGCTCGCCAAGGGTGCGGCCGGTCTTATGGGGGAGCGAGCACTTTGA
- a CDS encoding HAD family hydrolase, translating into MAALGWLTPRRRSATARSVLAGEAAAEAARKTSLQLEREREEAAARPAEAETPPEPEFPVVGDVRAAAFFDLDNTVMQGASIFHFGRGLYKRKFFQRRELARFAWAQAWFRIAGVEDPEHIQEARDSALSIVKGHRVSELMSIGEEIYDEYMADRIWPGTRDLAQAHLDAGQKVWLVTAAPVETATIIARRLGLTGALGTVAESIDGVYTGKLVGEPLHGPAKAEAVRALAAAEGLDLGRCAAYSDSHNDIPMLSLVGHPYAINPDTKLRKYAKARDWRLRDYRTGRKAAKVGIPAAAGLGALAGGTAAAVALHRRRH; encoded by the coding sequence ATGGCCGCTCTGGGATGGCTCACCCCCCGTAGGCGCTCCGCCACCGCGCGCAGCGTCCTCGCAGGCGAGGCCGCTGCCGAGGCAGCGCGCAAGACCTCGCTCCAGCTGGAACGGGAGCGGGAGGAGGCGGCGGCCCGACCCGCGGAGGCCGAGACCCCGCCCGAGCCCGAGTTCCCGGTCGTCGGCGATGTGCGCGCGGCCGCGTTCTTCGACCTCGACAACACGGTGATGCAGGGCGCGTCGATCTTCCACTTCGGCCGCGGCCTGTACAAGCGGAAGTTCTTCCAGCGCCGCGAGCTCGCCCGCTTCGCCTGGGCCCAGGCCTGGTTCCGGATCGCCGGCGTCGAGGACCCCGAGCACATCCAGGAGGCCCGCGACAGCGCCCTGTCCATCGTCAAGGGCCACCGCGTCTCCGAGCTGATGTCGATCGGCGAGGAGATCTACGACGAGTACATGGCCGACCGCATCTGGCCCGGCACCCGCGACCTCGCCCAGGCACACCTGGACGCGGGGCAGAAGGTCTGGCTGGTCACGGCCGCGCCGGTGGAGACGGCCACGATCATCGCGCGCAGGCTCGGCCTGACCGGCGCGCTCGGCACGGTCGCCGAGTCCATCGACGGCGTCTACACGGGCAAGCTGGTCGGCGAGCCCCTGCACGGACCGGCCAAGGCCGAGGCGGTACGGGCCCTGGCCGCCGCCGAGGGCCTCGACCTCGGCCGCTGCGCCGCGTACAGCGACTCGCACAACGACATCCCGATGCTGTCGCTCGTCGGGCACCCGTACGCGATCAACCCGGACACCAAGCTCCGCAAGTACGCGAAGGCGCGGGACTGGCGGCTGCGCGACTACCGGACCGGCCGCAAGGCCGCCAAGGTCGGCATCCCCGCCGCCGCGGGCCTGGGGGCCCTGGCCGGCGGCACGGCGGCCGCGGTCGCCCTGCACCGCCGCCGCCACTGA
- a CDS encoding ECF subfamily RNA polymerase sigma factor, BldN family, translating into MYPHVGVDTSGLATLRATVLDHLRGFVPTAYAGPVPAFAFAAPAPAGPCYALADGSAAVGRRGARSGTSTTARRPTADSDSARMMDLVERAQAGEAEAFGRLYDQYSDTVYRYIYYRVGGKATAEDLTSETFLRALRRISTFTWQGRDFGAWLVTIARNLVADHFKSSRFRLEVTTGEMLDANEVERSPEDSVLESLSNAALLDAVRRLNPQQQECVTLRFLQGLSVAETARVMGKNEGAIKTLQYRAVRTLARLLPDDAR; encoded by the coding sequence GTGTACCCACACGTCGGGGTTGACACCTCGGGCCTGGCTACGCTGCGCGCAACGGTCCTCGACCACTTGCGCGGCTTCGTCCCCACCGCGTACGCCGGCCCTGTCCCCGCCTTCGCCTTCGCCGCCCCGGCACCCGCCGGCCCTTGCTATGCCCTGGCCGACGGCAGCGCCGCCGTGGGCAGACGCGGTGCCCGCTCCGGTACCTCGACCACCGCACGCCGCCCCACCGCCGACAGCGACAGCGCCCGCATGATGGACCTGGTCGAGCGCGCCCAGGCGGGCGAGGCCGAGGCCTTCGGCCGCCTGTACGACCAGTACAGCGACACCGTCTACCGCTACATCTACTACCGCGTCGGCGGCAAGGCGACGGCGGAGGACCTCACCAGTGAGACGTTCCTGCGCGCCCTGCGCCGGATCTCCACCTTCACCTGGCAGGGCCGCGACTTCGGCGCCTGGCTCGTCACCATCGCCAGGAACCTGGTCGCCGACCACTTCAAGTCCAGCCGGTTCCGCCTCGAAGTCACCACCGGCGAGATGCTCGACGCCAACGAGGTCGAGCGCAGCCCGGAGGACTCCGTCCTGGAGTCCCTCTCCAACGCCGCGCTCCTCGACGCGGTCCGCCGCCTCAACCCCCAGCAGCAGGAGTGCGTGACCCTGCGCTTCCTCCAGGGCCTCTCGGTCGCCGAGACCGCCCGGGTCATGGGGAAGAACGAGGGAGCGATCAAGACCCTCCAGTACCGGGCCGTCCGCACCCTGGCCCGCCTCCTTCCGGACGACGCCCGCTGA
- a CDS encoding DUF5667 domain-containing protein, with protein sequence MIANVSAHRRANAFAQALEDRESEGAAAEQTETTAEPAEQGKLLALASGLGDLPKPQLDPEVKVVQRAQLVAAMEAMLMEGSAAAAPTVPEQRTAGAKGAHRASPLRKLRPRSRWTKGLAAGGLTVGVAAGAFGGVAAASSDALPGDSLYGLKRGMEDIKLGMADDDADRGGIYLDQASTRLSEARRLMERGRSGDLDHESLSEIRRVLGGMKHDATEGHRLLRQAYERDGEIAPMARLNSFAQAHRDTWNGLRDRLPVQLADVGSEVTHVFDAMDEEVEPLQSVLPRTPEKGAISTETPSGRPSTSRDPQGTDTQRPASPHEAPPAGSHSAQPHPSGPATGTGPSSDGSTDSPEDDGLLGGSAGGLLKPSPSGAPTAPLDGPKPPEVPDVTIPPLLPGLLPGLGIDSEDAR encoded by the coding sequence GTGATCGCGAACGTATCGGCGCACCGGCGGGCGAACGCCTTCGCCCAGGCCCTGGAGGACCGGGAGTCCGAGGGCGCGGCGGCCGAACAAACCGAGACCACGGCCGAACCTGCCGAGCAGGGAAAGCTGTTGGCCCTGGCGAGCGGTCTCGGCGACTTGCCGAAGCCACAGCTGGACCCCGAGGTCAAGGTGGTGCAGCGAGCCCAGCTCGTCGCCGCCATGGAAGCGATGCTGATGGAGGGCAGCGCGGCCGCGGCGCCGACGGTCCCGGAGCAGCGGACCGCAGGCGCCAAGGGTGCCCACCGGGCCTCCCCGCTGCGGAAGCTGCGCCCCCGCTCCCGCTGGACCAAGGGTCTCGCCGCCGGCGGCCTCACGGTCGGTGTGGCCGCGGGCGCCTTCGGCGGAGTGGCGGCGGCCAGCTCCGACGCGCTTCCCGGTGACTCGCTCTACGGGCTCAAGCGAGGCATGGAGGACATCAAGCTGGGCATGGCGGACGACGACGCGGACCGCGGCGGCATCTACCTCGACCAGGCGTCCACCCGTCTCAGCGAGGCCCGCCGCCTCATGGAGCGCGGCCGCTCCGGCGACCTCGACCACGAGTCGCTCAGCGAGATCCGCCGGGTCCTCGGCGGCATGAAGCACGACGCCACCGAGGGACACCGTCTGCTCCGCCAGGCGTACGAGCGGGACGGCGAGATCGCCCCGATGGCCCGGCTCAACTCCTTCGCCCAGGCCCACCGGGACACCTGGAACGGCCTCCGCGACCGGCTCCCCGTGCAGCTCGCGGACGTCGGCAGCGAGGTGACGCACGTCTTCGACGCCATGGACGAGGAGGTCGAGCCGCTCCAGTCGGTGCTCCCCCGCACCCCCGAGAAGGGCGCGATCAGCACGGAGACCCCCAGCGGCCGGCCCAGCACGTCGAGGGACCCCCAGGGCACGGACACCCAGCGTCCGGCGTCCCCGCACGAGGCCCCGCCCGCCGGCAGCCACTCCGCGCAGCCCCACCCGTCCGGCCCGGCCACGGGCACCGGTCCGAGCTCGGACGGCAGCACCGACTCTCCGGAGGACGACGGTCTCCTCGGCGGCAGCGCCGGCGGACTGCTCAAGCCCTCCCCGAGCGGCGCGCCGACGGCCCCGCTGGACGGCCCGAAGCCACCCGAGGTGCCGGACGTGACCATTCCGCCACTCCTGCCGGGCCTGCTTCCAGGCCTCGGCATCGACAGCGAGGACGCTCGCTGA
- a CDS encoding glutamyl-tRNA reductase — protein MSLLVVGLSHRSAPVSILERAALAADTQAKLLQDTLAAEPAAEGTVLATCNRIELYADVDKFHAGVAELSTLLAQHSGVGLDELTPYLYVHYEDRAVHHLFSVACGLDSMVVGEGQILGQIKDALALGQELHTAGRLLNDLFQQALRVGKRAHSETGIDRAGQSLVTFGLEQLADDTDVDTWAKGKKALVIGAGSMSSLAAATLARSGVSEIVVANRTLARAERLAQILNEPGGTGVAAHAVEMVAVGDELTRADVVVSCTGATGLVLTGEDIETAVQGRRAPLALLDLAMPRDIDAAAHRIPGVRLVDIESLAEASADAPMAADVDQVRGIVSDEVAAFGAAQRAAHITPTVVALRTMAADVVASEVARLEGRLPGLDDKQRAEITQTVRRVVDKLLHAPTVRVKQLASEPGGAGYADALRTLFDLDPETVAAVSRADLNDADVKNRGRV, from the coding sequence ATGAGCCTCCTCGTCGTCGGCCTCAGCCACCGCAGCGCCCCCGTCTCCATCCTGGAGCGCGCGGCCCTCGCGGCGGACACCCAGGCCAAGCTCCTCCAGGACACCCTCGCCGCCGAACCGGCCGCCGAGGGCACCGTCCTGGCCACCTGCAACCGCATCGAGCTCTACGCCGACGTGGACAAGTTCCACGCCGGTGTCGCCGAGCTGTCCACGCTGCTCGCGCAGCACAGCGGCGTCGGCCTGGACGAGCTCACCCCCTATCTCTACGTGCACTACGAGGACCGGGCCGTCCACCACCTCTTCTCGGTGGCCTGCGGGCTCGACTCGATGGTCGTCGGCGAGGGCCAGATCCTCGGCCAGATCAAGGACGCCCTCGCCCTCGGGCAGGAACTGCACACCGCGGGACGCCTCCTCAACGACCTCTTCCAGCAGGCCCTGCGGGTCGGCAAGCGCGCCCACAGCGAGACCGGGATCGACCGGGCCGGGCAGTCGCTCGTGACCTTCGGCCTGGAGCAGCTGGCCGACGACACCGACGTCGACACCTGGGCCAAGGGCAAGAAGGCGCTCGTCATCGGCGCCGGCTCGATGTCCTCGCTCGCCGCGGCCACGCTCGCTCGCTCCGGCGTCTCCGAGATCGTCGTCGCCAACCGGACCCTCGCCCGCGCCGAGCGGCTCGCGCAGATCCTGAACGAGCCCGGGGGTACGGGGGTGGCCGCACACGCGGTCGAGATGGTTGCCGTCGGCGACGAACTGACACGTGCCGACGTCGTCGTCTCCTGCACCGGCGCCACCGGCCTCGTCCTCACCGGCGAGGACATCGAGACCGCCGTCCAGGGCCGCCGCGCCCCGCTCGCGCTGCTCGACCTCGCCATGCCCCGCGACATCGACGCCGCCGCCCACCGCATCCCCGGTGTCCGGCTCGTCGACATCGAGTCCCTCGCCGAGGCCTCCGCCGACGCGCCCATGGCCGCCGACGTCGACCAGGTGCGCGGCATCGTCTCCGACGAGGTGGCCGCCTTCGGCGCCGCCCAGCGCGCCGCGCACATCACCCCCACCGTCGTCGCCCTGCGCACCATGGCCGCCGACGTGGTGGCAAGCGAGGTCGCCCGGCTCGAGGGCCGGCTGCCCGGCCTCGACGACAAGCAGCGCGCCGAGATCACCCAGACCGTGCGACGCGTGGTCGACAAGCTCCTGCACGCGCCGACCGTGCGGGTCAAGCAGCTGGCCAGCGAGCCCGGCGGCGCCGGGTACGCGGACGCGCTGCGGACACTCTTCGACCTCGACCCGGAGACGGTGGCTGCTGTCAGCCGGGCCGACCTGAATGACGCCGACGTCAAGAACCGAGGGCGAGTATGA
- a CDS encoding uroporphyrinogen-III synthase, with translation MNPTSPTTSPLSPAFAGHGHVTFLGAGPGDPGLLTLRAVEALAGADVLIAEPEVLEVVRCHARAGVSTPELTVVDEASTTAGVPVLRDAANLVMEAARGGRRVVRAVTGDPGLDGNAGAEMLACAAEGIPFEVVPGVATAVGVPAYAGVPLRDAQGTDVRFVDARTADERCWTEVGASDGTVVVSTSLDSVAAAAGELVAAGRKPDTPLTVTIAGTTTRQRTWNATLGTIAQVFKQGKVLPSPEGHRPVIAVVGERSAPAQRDQLSWFESKPLFGWRVLVPRTKEQAASLSDQLRSYGAVPHEVPTIAVEPPRTPQQMERAVKGLVTGRYEWIAFTSVNAVKAVREKFEEYGLDARAFAGIKVAAVGEQTAAALVDFGVKPDLVPSGEQSAAGLLEDWPPYDPVFDPIDRVFLPRADIATETLVAGLIELGWEVDDVTAYRTVRASPPPADTREAIKGGGFDAVLFTSSSTVRNLVGIAGKPHNVTVIACIGPATAKTAEEHGLRVDVLSPEPSVHKLAEALADFGLRRRAAALEAGDPVTRPSERRPGARRRRTT, from the coding sequence TTGAACCCCACCAGCCCGACCACCAGCCCGCTGTCCCCGGCCTTCGCGGGTCATGGACACGTCACATTCCTCGGCGCAGGCCCCGGTGACCCCGGACTCCTGACCCTCAGGGCCGTCGAGGCCCTCGCCGGAGCGGATGTCCTGATCGCCGAGCCGGAGGTGCTCGAGGTCGTTCGCTGCCACGCGCGCGCGGGGGTGAGCACGCCGGAGCTGACGGTCGTTGACGAGGCGTCAACAACCGCCGGTGTCCCCGTGTTGAGGGACGCGGCCAATCTTGTCATGGAGGCCGCGAGGGGCGGCAGGCGGGTCGTCCGTGCGGTGACCGGCGACCCCGGCCTCGACGGGAACGCGGGGGCCGAGATGCTCGCCTGCGCCGCCGAGGGCATCCCCTTCGAGGTCGTCCCGGGCGTGGCCACGGCCGTCGGCGTACCCGCGTACGCCGGTGTCCCGCTCCGCGACGCCCAGGGCACCGACGTGCGCTTCGTCGACGCCCGCACCGCCGACGAGCGGTGCTGGACCGAGGTCGGTGCCTCCGACGGCACCGTCGTCGTGTCGACGTCGCTCGACTCGGTGGCCGCGGCCGCCGGTGAACTGGTGGCGGCAGGCCGTAAGCCGGACACCCCGCTCACCGTCACCATCGCCGGTACGACGACGCGCCAGCGGACCTGGAACGCGACGCTCGGCACCATCGCCCAGGTCTTCAAGCAGGGCAAGGTGCTCCCCTCGCCCGAGGGCCACCGGCCGGTGATAGCCGTGGTCGGCGAGCGCAGCGCCCCGGCGCAGCGGGACCAGCTGTCGTGGTTCGAGTCCAAGCCGCTGTTCGGCTGGCGGGTGCTCGTGCCGCGGACCAAGGAGCAGGCCGCGTCGCTCTCCGACCAGCTTCGTTCGTACGGCGCGGTGCCGCACGAGGTGCCGACCATCGCCGTCGAGCCGCCGCGCACCCCGCAGCAGATGGAGCGGGCGGTCAAGGGGCTCGTCACCGGACGGTACGAGTGGATCGCCTTCACCTCGGTCAACGCGGTCAAGGCCGTGCGGGAGAAGTTCGAGGAGTACGGGCTCGACGCGCGTGCCTTCGCCGGGATCAAGGTCGCGGCGGTGGGCGAGCAGACGGCCGCCGCGCTCGTCGACTTCGGTGTGAAGCCGGACCTCGTGCCGAGCGGTGAGCAGTCGGCCGCCGGTCTCCTCGAGGACTGGCCGCCGTACGACCCGGTCTTCGACCCGATCGACCGCGTCTTCCTGCCGCGGGCCGACATCGCGACCGAGACGCTGGTCGCGGGGCTGATCGAGCTCGGGTGGGAGGTCGACGACGTCACCGCCTACCGGACCGTACGGGCTTCGCCGCCGCCGGCGGACACCCGGGAGGCGATCAAGGGCGGCGGCTTCGACGCCGTGCTCTTCACCTCGTCGTCGACCGTGCGGAACCTGGTCGGCATCGCCGGGAAGCCGCACAACGTGACCGTGATCGCGTGCATCGGGCCCGCCACGGCCAAGACCGCCGAGGAGCACGGGCTGCGGGTGGACGTGCTGTCGCCCGAGCCGTCGGTGCACAAGCTCGCGGAGGCGCTGGCGGACTTCGGTCTGCGGCGGCGGGCGGCCGCGCTGGAGGCGGGCGATCCCGTGACGCGGCCTTCCGAGCGGCGGCCGGGGGCGCGGAGGCGTCGCACGACGTAG
- a CDS encoding redox-sensing transcriptional repressor Rex has product MATGRTHRPATRSRGIPEATVARLPLYLRALTALSERSVPTVSSEELAAAAGVNSAKLRKDFSYLGSYGTRGVGYDVEYLVYQISRELGLTQDWPVVIVGIGNLGAALAGYGGFASRGFRVAALIDADPAMTGKPVAGIPVQHSDDLEKIIEEDGVSIGVIATPAGVAQQVCDRLVAAGVTSILNFAPTVLSVPDGVDVRKVDLSIELQILAFHEQRKAGEESGADTGADTGSEAGSAAAAVPPAPRGATGGSRKGPDGDVPAVMPA; this is encoded by the coding sequence GTGGCAACTGGCCGAACTCACCGACCGGCGACCCGTAGCCGAGGAATTCCCGAGGCCACCGTCGCCCGGCTTCCGCTGTATCTGCGCGCACTCACCGCGCTCTCGGAGCGCTCCGTACCCACGGTCTCCTCCGAAGAGCTCGCGGCCGCGGCGGGCGTCAACTCCGCGAAGCTGCGCAAGGACTTCAGCTACCTCGGCTCCTACGGCACCCGCGGGGTCGGCTACGACGTCGAGTACCTCGTCTACCAGATCTCCCGCGAACTGGGCCTCACCCAGGACTGGCCGGTCGTCATCGTCGGTATCGGTAACCTCGGCGCCGCCCTCGCCGGCTACGGCGGCTTCGCCTCCCGTGGCTTCCGCGTGGCCGCGCTGATCGACGCCGACCCCGCCATGACCGGCAAGCCGGTCGCCGGGATCCCCGTCCAGCACAGCGACGACCTCGAGAAGATCATCGAGGAGGACGGCGTCTCCATCGGCGTCATCGCGACCCCGGCCGGCGTCGCCCAGCAGGTCTGCGACCGGCTCGTGGCCGCCGGAGTCACCTCCATCCTGAACTTCGCCCCGACCGTGCTCTCCGTGCCCGACGGCGTGGACGTACGCAAGGTCGACCTCTCCATCGAGCTGCAGATCCTCGCCTTCCACGAGCAGCGCAAGGCGGGCGAGGAGTCCGGCGCCGACACCGGTGCGGACACCGGCTCCGAGGCGGGCTCCGCCGCGGCCGCCGTGCCGCCGGCCCCCCGTGGCGCGACGGGCGGCAGCCGCAAGGGACCCGACGGGGACGTCCCCGCCGTGATGCCGGCATGA